A single Denticeps clupeoides chromosome 7, fDenClu1.1, whole genome shotgun sequence DNA region contains:
- the LOC114793680 gene encoding thyrotroph embryonic factor-like, protein MSVEATQAEPLPFVLKKIMEIPPPNILEDGDDGVEKKKLCSSQDGEAPGGTGDGASVGVSAALTPAIWNKTIPYDGENFHLEYMDLDEFLLENGLPVALEEELQKSLKEEPGSEEDDPPPSSPIEVLSASESQPVVEEAQKDEEPVSGSGDAADGGEDIKADGSRRTSAPVDPEEIEVDVNFQPDPTDLVLSSVPGGELFNPRKHRFSEEELKPQPMIKKAKKVFVPDEKKDEKYWSRRKKNNMAAKRSRDARRLKENQITVRAAFLERENAALRQEVAELRKDCGRCKNIVSRYEAKYGPL, encoded by the exons ATGTCCGTCGAAGCGACGCAGGCTGAGCCGCTGCCCTTCGTTCTGAAGAAGATCATGGAGATCCCGCCGCCGAATATCCTGGAGGACGGCGACGACG GAGTCGAGAAGAAGAAGCTGTGCTCCAGCCAGGATGGAGAAGCTCCAGGTGGGACGGGTGATGGGGCTTCCGTCGGAGTTTCGGCCGCCCTGACCCCTGCCATCTGGAACAAGACCATCCCGTACGACGGCGAGAACTTCCACCTGGAGTACATGGACCTGGATGAGTTCCTGCTGGAGAACGGCCTCCCCGTCGCCCTGGAAGAAGAGCTTCAGAAGAGTCTCAAAGAAGAACCCGGCAGCGAGGAAGACGATCCTCCACCATCTTCCCCCATCGAGGTCCTGTCTGCCAGTGAATCCCAGCCAGTGGTGGAAGAGGCTCAGAAGGATGAGGAGCCAGTGTCCGGATCAGGGGACGCTGCCGATGGAGGAGAAG ACATAAAAGCGGATGGCAGCAGGCGGACCTCGGCTCCGGTGGACCCGGAGGAGATCGAGGTGGACGTGAACTTCCAGCCGGACCCCACCGACCTGGTTCTGTCCAGCGTGCCGGGCGGAGAGCTCTTCAACCCCCGCAAGCACCGCTTCTCTGAGGAGGAGCTCAAGCCCCAGCCCATGATCAAGAAGGCCAAGAAGGTGTTTGTTCCAGATGAGAAGAAG GATGAGAAGTACTGGTCCAGAAGGAAGAAGAACAACATGGCCGCCAAGCGTTCCCGCGACGCCCGGCGCCTGAAGGAGAACCAGATCACGGTGCGGGCCGCCTTCCTGGAGCGGGAGAACGCGGCGCTGCGGCAGGAGGTGGCCGAGCTGCGCAAGGACTGCGGCCGCTGCAAGAACATCGTGTCCCGCTACGAGGCCAAATACGGGCCGCTGTAA
- the LOC114793675 gene encoding protein Tob2-like, translating into MHLEVKVALNFIVSYLYNKLPRRRADLFGEELEQILMSRFEGHWYPESPLRGSAFRCLHLGSLKDPVVELAAKRSGLDTEEVRANVPAELSIWIDPYEVSYQIGEKGAVKVLYFEDPPGLASELDRPEAGSGFSNGDLEAEEVKSFGFNPDAQVFIPIAGQVSPVLLQSLSSSPTPLATSSCQGLLGYSMSSSPTDPSSNPSNTSTPSPPSASLPFLSSQPQPLSPVPPGPRPPLQPITFTTATFAATKFGSTKMKKCSGLGSASVTSISLPPRRSPTAMSPSGLLKHKSLSLHSLGGPAPSQLSPNAKEFIYPAPQVHPYLDADVPALFPSAHPHPRAHATFDPFSSPPPGPAVGMIGGGGGAVAFVEKSPFVEGLGGYNLQYPSPAFQPVVLAN; encoded by the coding sequence ATGCACCTGGAGGTGAAAGTGGCCCTGAACTTCATTGTGTCCTACTTGTACAACAAACTGCCGCGGCGCCGTGCCGATCTGTTCGGAGAAGAGCTGGAGCAGATCCTCATGTCCCGTTTTGAGGGTCACTGGTATCCCGAGAGCCCGCTGCGGGGTTCGGCGTTCCGATGCCTCCACCTGGGATCCCTGAAGGACCCTGTGGTGGAGTTGGCCGCCAAGAGGAGCGGCTTGGACACCGAGGAGGTTCGCGCCAACGTTCCTGCGGAGCTGAGCATCTGGATCGACCCGTACGAGGTGTCCTACCAGATCGGGGAGAAAGGAGCCGTGAAGGTGCTGTACTTCGAAGACCCGCCGGGACTGGCCAGCGAGTTGGACAGGCCTGAGGCAGGAAGTGGCTTCAGCAACGGGGACCTGGAGGCCGAGGAGGTGAAGAGTTTCGGCTTCAATCCCGACGCCCAGGTGTTCATCCCGATCGCAGGCCAGGTTTCCCCGGTCCTGCTGCAGTCCCTGTCCAGCTCCCCTACGCCCCTCGCTACCTCGTCCTGCCAGGGCCTGCTCGGTTACTCCATGTCCAGCTCTCCCACCGACCCGTCGTCCAACCCCTCCAATACCTCCACCCCTTCACCGCCAAGTGCTAGCCTCCCCTTCCTGTCGTCTCAGCCGCAGCCACTGTCCCCCGTCCCGCCCGGCCCTCGGCCGCCCCTTCAGCCGATCACCTTCACCACGGCCACCTTCGCCGCCACCAAGTTTGGCTCCACCAAGATGAAGAAGTGCAGTGGCCTGGGGTCGGCCAGCGTGACCAGCATCAGCCTGCCGCCGCGCCGCTCGCCCACCGCCATGTCCCCGTCCGGCCTGCTGAAACACAAGTCCCTGTCCCTGCACTCCTTgggaggccccgcccccagccaGCTGTCCCCCAACGCCAAAGAGTTCATCTACCCCGCCCCCCAGGTCCACCCGTACCTCGACGCCGACGTCCCGGCGCTGTTCCCGTCCGCGCACCCACATCCCCGCGCCCATGCGACCTTCGACCCCTTCTCCAGCCCGCCACCCGGTCCGGCGGTCGGGATGATcggtggcggtggcggcgcCGTGGCGTTCGTGGAGAAGTCCCCGTTTGTGGAGGGCCTCGGCGGCTACAACCTGCAGTATCCCAGCCCCGCCTTCCAGCCGGTGGTCCTGGCCAACTGA